Proteins from a single region of Polynucleobacter sp. KF022:
- a CDS encoding DUF4325 domain-containing protein has translation MKFANTKRSQEIRQYLVDGVKANRPDLAHAAIEKFGLTRQAIHAHFAALVKDGFLASSGSTKARTYQLGAKRFHDGLFKLKGLEESEVYSRDFSEIFSGLPKEIANICHYGFTEILNNAIDHSEGTEVYIHVERTPDFVSISIIDNGEGIFNHIARLLKLQDPRESILELSKGKLTTDPSNHSGQGIFFSSRAFDEFFIFSGDLVFTHADGSDMDFLLHNEKSHKGTRVVMKIALNSQRILREVFDSFSGTEEEDYAFNKTIVPVKLALYEGGQLISRSQAKRILNRVDRFKTVLLDFKGVESIGQAFADEVFRVFVKQNPQITIHSINEGLEVKKMIKAAQSNLG, from the coding sequence ATGAAATTTGCCAATACAAAGCGCTCTCAAGAAATACGTCAATACTTGGTGGATGGGGTTAAGGCTAATAGGCCTGACTTAGCTCATGCTGCAATAGAAAAGTTTGGCCTGACAAGGCAGGCTATTCATGCGCATTTTGCTGCTTTAGTTAAAGATGGATTTTTGGCGTCAAGTGGTAGCACCAAGGCTCGCACCTATCAATTGGGTGCAAAGCGATTTCATGATGGCCTATTTAAGCTAAAGGGATTGGAGGAGTCTGAAGTTTACTCTCGTGACTTTAGTGAAATATTTAGTGGTTTGCCCAAGGAAATTGCCAACATTTGTCATTACGGCTTTACTGAAATACTGAACAATGCCATTGACCACTCGGAAGGTACTGAGGTTTATATACATGTGGAGAGGACGCCGGATTTTGTTTCAATTTCAATTATCGATAATGGTGAGGGTATTTTTAACCATATCGCCAGATTATTAAAGTTGCAGGATCCGCGTGAATCCATTTTAGAGTTGAGTAAAGGAAAGTTGACCACTGATCCAAGTAATCACAGTGGACAGGGGATCTTTTTCTCATCTCGTGCTTTTGATGAATTCTTTATTTTTTCTGGAGATTTAGTTTTCACACATGCCGATGGCTCGGATATGGACTTCTTACTTCATAACGAAAAGAGCCATAAAGGCACGCGGGTAGTCATGAAAATCGCACTCAACTCCCAAAGAATACTACGTGAAGTATTTGATAGTTTTAGCGGAACGGAAGAGGAGGATTACGCGTTTAATAAAACAATTGTTCCAGTTAAGCTAGCTCTGTACGAAGGCGGGCAGCTTATTTCGCGTTCGCAAGCGAAAAGAATTCTAAATCGCGTAGATCGTTTTAAGACAGTGTTATTGGACTTTAAGGGTGTTGAGTCAATTGGTCAGGCATTCGCAGATGAAGTATTTCGAGTTTTTGTAAAACAAAATCCTCAAATTACTATTCATTCTATTAATGAGGGTCTAGAGGTCAAAAAAATGATTAAGGCTGCTCAAAGTAATTTAGGATAA
- a CDS encoding tripartite tricarboxylate transporter substrate-binding protein encodes MLQKLIISTILLGLPWIAPSLAQAQAYPNNMVKIIVPYPAGGGVDFVGRTVSQRLSEIWGQPVTIENKSGASGSIGADYVAKSKPDGLTLVLASPAEVLVGPIAGQKTSYDPQKDLIPVVLVGETPLGVVAHPSIAGSNLGEALANSKKSGKELSYGTPGNGSSMHFAGEAIQEGTNTPLNHIPYRGAAPAVNDVLGNQVNMAIVGLPPTVAHIKAGNMKLLAVTTMKRSPAFPDAPSIAEIPGLKGYRFSNWMLLLAPAGTPNTIVNKIAQDTNKVLSEPDIKKKLEEAGVDGVGLTGADLNKFLGEERARYTSIAKSGKIKFSE; translated from the coding sequence ATGTTACAAAAACTTATTATCAGCACCATACTCCTAGGCCTTCCATGGATTGCACCAAGTCTTGCGCAGGCTCAGGCATACCCAAACAATATGGTCAAAATTATTGTTCCATACCCAGCAGGAGGTGGGGTTGATTTTGTGGGCCGCACTGTTAGCCAGCGCCTTAGTGAGATTTGGGGGCAACCGGTAACCATTGAGAACAAATCTGGAGCCAGTGGGTCTATTGGGGCAGACTATGTCGCAAAATCAAAACCAGATGGGCTAACTCTAGTTCTTGCATCACCCGCTGAAGTACTGGTTGGACCAATTGCCGGCCAAAAGACTTCTTACGACCCACAAAAAGATTTAATCCCAGTTGTGCTAGTTGGGGAAACGCCGCTTGGGGTTGTTGCCCACCCATCTATCGCCGGCTCAAATTTAGGAGAGGCATTAGCAAATTCAAAGAAAAGTGGGAAAGAGTTAAGCTACGGCACTCCCGGCAATGGGAGCAGCATGCACTTTGCAGGGGAAGCAATTCAAGAAGGTACAAATACACCTTTAAATCACATTCCTTATCGTGGCGCGGCACCCGCAGTAAATGATGTACTTGGGAATCAAGTAAATATGGCTATTGTTGGGCTGCCACCTACAGTCGCACATATTAAAGCTGGCAATATGAAATTATTGGCGGTGACAACAATGAAGCGTAGTCCAGCATTCCCTGATGCTCCTTCAATTGCTGAAATACCTGGTTTGAAAGGTTATCGCTTTTCAAACTGGATGTTGCTACTAGCGCCAGCAGGCACTCCAAATACAATTGTTAATAAGATTGCTCAAGATACCAACAAGGTCTTGTCTGAACCTGATATTAAGAAAAAGCTTGAGGAAGCAGGCGTAGACGGTGTAGGACTTACAGGGGCAGACTTGAATAAATTTTTGGGCGAAGAACGTGCCAGATACACATCAATTGCAAAATCTGGAAAAATCAAATTTAGCGAATAG